Proteins encoded within one genomic window of Candidatus Neomarinimicrobiota bacterium:
- a CDS encoding (2Fe-2S)-binding protein yields the protein MITKVSFQLNGQQVSVEVDPKTPLLWVIRDTLGFTGTKYSCGIGICGSCTVHIEGKTAKSCITPVASVENKSVTTIEGLAKDGLHAVQQAWVDEEVPQCGYCQPGQIMTAVELLENNSNPTDAEIDAAMKGVLCRCGTYQRIRKAIHTVSGEVQDD from the coding sequence ATGATTACCAAGGTTTCATTTCAATTGAATGGGCAACAAGTTTCTGTTGAGGTAGATCCCAAAACACCTCTCCTATGGGTCATTCGGGATACACTGGGTTTCACTGGAACCAAATACAGCTGTGGTATAGGCATCTGTGGCAGTTGTACAGTGCATATTGAAGGCAAAACTGCGAAATCCTGTATCACACCCGTAGCTTCTGTTGAAAATAAATCTGTTACCACCATTGAAGGTCTTGCAAAGGACGGACTACATGCCGTTCAACAGGCCTGGGTTGATGAAGAGGTTCCCCAATGTGGCTATTGCCAACCTGGACAGATCATGACTGCTGTCGAACTCCTGGAAAATAATTCCAATCCAACTGATGCAGAGATCGATGCCGCCATGAAAGGTGTGCTCTGCCGCTGCGGGACATATCAGAGAATTCGCAAGGCCATCCACACGGTATCAGGGGAGGTGCAGGATGACTGA